CCTCCTGCGGACTGGTGTTCTGGACCTCCTGGCTGGACTTCTGGACCGGCGCACAGGTGAGCGAGAGCGGCGAACTGGGGTTCTGGATCTGGAGCGGCCAGCAGACGCCGATCTAAATCACAAACCCACACCAAAGTTGTTAAAGTTGTTGCTTTACCAACACAACATCATACCACTAGTGTCTACAGTAATCACTGACCCAGGGCTCCCTGACTTAACTATAAAGCTGAATTTCCAGCACCTCTAATGAACAGAAACAGGATGCCTTTGTAAAAATCAAACAACTATAAAAACTTAATATATGCAAATAACATTTTGGTAAATGGCAACTAAAATGTAAGGATGCTAGAAACAAAAAATCCCCAAATATTCCATGACTTGACCCCCAAAATTGTCAAATCCTCTTAGACATTTTCAAAATTCCATAACCTGAAATGTATGATGTTCCAGAGGTTTCAGTAACCCAATGCCCGTGATCCCCTTTCACTATGCCAGAGTGGGGTTGGCACAATATCCTTACTTACCGGCTCCTTCGTCTGGAGTATGATGGGGAACGGTACCTTCTGCCAGACAGACCAAACCAGGGACATGAACAGAGGCACAAAGACACACGTTAGTGCCTAGGCTCCGAAATTGGACTCAAAGCCCTACCGAATACCCGCGGTAATTCCATTCATCTCATCCCGATCGATTAGATTTTATTGATCCAACGCCTTTACTGGCACACCAGGAAGCCACCCATCAGGAATCCAGGTCTAGACTCTTAATTAGCGGGAAGGAAAATCTCCCTGTGTGCCTTGAAAAGTAATGGGGAAATCCTTTTGATGTCAGCAGTGCAGGGAGGAGCATATTAGACTTACCTTTCATTGCTACGGCTGCGGGAGTGGTAGCGCCGTCCACGGGATCTGGAACGAGAGCGGGACCTGCCAAGGAGAAAGTTTTTAAATCGGGTCCATTGTTTTATCTGGACCACAGCGACAGTGTGCAGACTGCAGCTGTGGTTAATGTGCTCACACCAGTCCAAGAGACACCATCATGCACCTACAATGTTAGCATCACAGAACGGTTCAGGATCACCCAGTCAGTCAATACCAGACAGCAGACCAGCAAGACAAAAAGGTTGTTTGCCAACAGATGGTCTACAGCCTGTAAGCACACACCtataaaacacacctgtaagacAGGTGTACCTAAAGCAGTGGCAAGTGAGTGTAGGTGCAGAATGCATGTACCCAATACAGACAGCAGATAGGTTTATATTAAACAAGTGCTCATACCTGCTGCGTCGACTGCCTCTCTTGCTGTAGCGATAGCAGTCGTAGGCATAGTGTCCCATCTCTCCACACTGGTAGCAACGGTCATTGGGATCGAACTGTCGTCGGCTGGGCCGCCCAAAGCGGGACTTCCGTGACATTCCGTTTGACATCTCCACACGGATGCGGGTCCCACACAGCACTCTGGGGGAAGGAGGGACGAGTAGTAAGTAGGGACCAGCAAGAACGCCAGAACATGTCCACTAGTGAGTACTTCACAAAGCAGCATTTATCACTCAGCTGGATAAGTCCCCATTATAATAAAATCTGAACAATTCCTTGAACAAGGACATAAATGCAATCAGCCTCAGATCTCCTTGAAGAAGTCAGGGTTGGAGATCAACTGACCCAGGAATGGGATCAACTGTGGGATATGTAGGCAGATGGAAATCAAGCCAACTTACTTTCCATCCATTCCTTTCACAGCATCCTCTGCATCTCTGGAGTCTTCGTACTCGACGAAAGCAAAGCCAGGTGGGTTGCGTGCTACCCACACGCTGCGCAGGGGCCCATAGTAGCTGAACGCTCTCTCTAGTTCACCCTTGGCAGCACCGTTGCCCAGGTCACCAACATAGACCTTACAGTCAAGGGAACTCCGCGAAGAGTATGACATCTCGAACCTGCAACCCGAACCAGTGTGAACTGCATGCATtgcagggaaaacaaaacataccCATTGACGGCGCTCAGTCTGCACTCCGCAAACTCGGGTCTTTTATCATAACATCTATATGCAGATGTTCTGTGTAACATAACACACGTGCACTTAATGGGGCAAATTCAGTTCACAGCCATGACCAAAGGGCGCCGAAGCTCATGAACCAAAGCAACGTTAGTGAAAGCACTCGACGCTCCCTCTTGTAGAGAAACGCGCGATTATTAAATTAGTCCTAATATTTTCTGTAAGTCGAATAGCTATTAGGTTTTAAAACCAGACGTGTATTCCAAATAAATCTCCTAGATAGGGTTTCCTATATTAAATTCCAACGCTTGTTTTATAATTCAACTAATCATAGCTTAACGGGATAAACCACGACCAAGCGAAACAGCCAGATAACTTGGCCAGCGTTCTACAGTTACACTATTTACTAACAGACATTCATTTAAGTTCATTCCgtgaactagctagctagcatgcaAGCGAGGAGAACTTTACTACttgctaactaactagctaacgctagctagcccACTGTGGTTCTTAAGCTACTAAGGCAGATACAAGCCTCCACGTTATTCGCAAGCATATAAtgctataaataatataatatccATTTGCACCGCTCGGAAACAACTGTGAACTTCTTGCTTGCCGGTTAGCACGCGGCGAGCTaataaaaccagcaaaaaaGTGCGCGAGAAGTACAGGCCGCTAGCTAAGCTACGCTTAGCTAACTGGCTAAGAGTCTCTTTGTTCCTCACACGCTCCcttcaagttaaaaaaaaccttggaaataaaaaaaagcgCCAGGAACTGTGATTCCGTACAGAGGGAAAACATTCTCACCGACGTGCGAAAATGACAAAACACGCTCAAGTTCTCCTCAGTTTCTCAGAGCCGATGCGATATTCAAACCTCGCGTGCTAGCATACTCACTGTGACGCTAGTCGGCCTCGGTTCCGCGAGACGGCGCGTGGGACGTCCTTCCGGTTGATCGCGCGACTCCGACTAAACCTTTATCGGTCGAGGGCGCAGTGACTTTTTCCTCACAACTCAGAACATTTCTGGACCCGGTTTATTCGGCAGAAGGAAACGGAACAAAAGCCTCATTTGCGCGCGACGATGCTAAAATCGTAGTAAAGGTTTTTTCTCACCTACTTATCGTGGCGAGCGTCACGCGCTTTCTTCCCGGAAGCGTAAGCAGCGGTCCAGTAAGCGCGCGAGTCTGACGACGTTTCCTTCGCTTTAATGAAGGAGGCGGGGTATTCGCAAGGTAACAATATCATTGGTTCTCGAGGAATAAAGGCGCGTTTAATCTTTATTGTTCACGCATTTATGAAACGATGGCGCCATGATACAATTGTCAGGTCTTTCATTTTTGAATGCATGTTAAAGGACAATACGCGTAGCCGTGAAAGATATGAGCGcttattaaaacttttttttttaaactcatctGTAACTGTAACTTTAACCTAACAGAAGACATTTTGGTATGATTTcagtatattaatatttaagtaTACTCATTAGTGTGGTTTACGCATTTTTAGTAATATACCCATTACTAAGTGAATAAATATGATAACATTATACATCAATAGTGTTAGTAATACTTTAGTGTTAGAATAAACAGTTATGATTTCATTCACTATCCCATGAGTCCTTTAGTGACATCAGCAATGTTCATTTCTGAATGTCAGTaatataatttgtattattatttttggaatTCATTCTCTCCCAATGGACAACATCCAGGTGTATCAGGCTATTAAATGGGGACCTCTCTGATGAGGTCATAGAGTGAACATAGTCAGTGTGCTGTCATTTCCACTGTCAGTGCGGATGGGGTCCAAATTCAGAGTCTATCGCCCCAAGGTTTCACTGACAAGAGTGTACCATGGTTTGCCCTCCATATGgcttcactcactctcactctcactctcactcactctctctctctctctctctctctctctctctctgtgtgtctgtctccctctctcctttactgtgCATGCATTAAATAAGTGCTTACGTATCTTTTTGTACTCTATGTCATGAAACATTACTGACATCTTAAGAGTGATTCACAAAGGTTAGCACTGCTTAGCTATTGATTTAGCTATTCTTGTGACTggaggcatttttttttttcatgtgtatcTATACATGAATGAacaactgtgtgagagagaatttcTCTGCATcggtgattttatatatatatatatatatatatatatatatatatatatatatatatatatatatatatagagtgtgtgtgtgtgtgtgtgtgtgtgtgtgtgtgtgtgtgtgtgtgtgtgtttggttcttCAGTTCTTCAGAAGCCTGTGATGTGGCAATAAGCCTCTAGGCTAGAAAAGGTTATATAGAGCAACCAGAGTCCAATGAAGAACATTGAGGTCAGAATCTTGGTGGCTTTGGGCCCGCCCAGTTCCCCGCCCACTGATGGGCGTCGCCGCAGCATGAGCACACTCATGCTGATAATCGCGCAGATAGTGAAGAGGGTGACGGAGAAAGCCAGCGAGCCCGGGTTCACTTTGAATGACTGACCCTTGACCTCCCAGTACATGGCTGAGATCGACCAGGCCACGCCGATCCCCAGGAACACGTTGACAGCGTTGCTACCAGTTACATTCCCCACACAGGCGTCAGCGTACTGGTCCTGAATCGCAGCCACTTTACTCGCAAAagtgtctgagagagaaagagcgacagagatggagaaagaagaCATTTAGAAGAACAATTCAATTAATTCAAAGTTTCTTTCCATTAAAACCCACAGGcacaagtcacacacacacacacacacacacacacacacacacacacacacctggtatGGAAGTACCCAGGGCAACGAACACCACAGCAGTGACGGTGTCTCGGAGTCCCACAGTGCAGCCAAAGTGGGAGGCCAGGTCCCCGATGATAGCCGTGAGTAATCCGATGATG
This is a stretch of genomic DNA from Electrophorus electricus isolate fEleEle1 chromosome 6, fEleEle1.pri, whole genome shotgun sequence. It encodes these proteins:
- the srsf7a gene encoding serine and arginine rich splicing factor 7a codes for the protein MSYSSRSSLDCKVYVGDLGNGAAKGELERAFSYYGPLRSVWVARNPPGFAFVEYEDSRDAEDAVKGMDGKVLCGTRIRVEMSNGMSRKSRFGRPSRRQFDPNDRCYQCGEMGHYAYDCYRYSKRGSRRSRSRSRSRSRGRRYHSRSRSNERRYRSPSYSRRRSRSASAGRSRSRTPVRRSRSPVRRSRSPARRSRTPVRRRSRSRSRSRSRSGSRQKARSASRSRSRSRSRSRSHSNKKDSRSRSASPRESPPRVAD